GAAAGAAATGAATACCTCCCTGTATTTAAGCAAAAATTTGGTATAAGAAGTAAACAATCAAAGTTTACTAAGGGTAAAAATATATCAAGAGAAGTTATTATACCAGACAAAATAACTATCAGGGAGTTATCTATTCGTATGGCAGAAGATAGCAAGAATGTGCTAAAAATGCTCAAAGAAGAAGTTGGGGAGAGCTATAGAGTAGATGATCTAGTAGATCCAGATATAGCATGCGAAATAGCAAAAAAATTTAATCATACGGCTAAACGAGTAAGTGATGCTGATAAAGAAAAGAATTTACTCTTCATAAGCAACAGAGAAAACTTACCTAAAAGACCAAAACCACCTATCGTTACTTTTATGGGACATGTGGATCATGGTAAAACATCATTGCTTGATGCATTTCGTGAATCCAATGTTGCAGAAAGAGAGTCAGGTGGCATCACTCAACATATAGGTGCTTATCAATTAACGACAAAAAATAAGCAAAAAATTACTTTCATTGATACACCAGGGCATGAGGCGTTTACTGCAATGCGTGCACGTGGTGCCAATATTACTAATATAGTTGTGATAGTAGTTGCAGCTGATGATGGAATCATGAAACAAACAGTTGAAGCAATAAACCATGCAAAAGCAGCAAATGTCTCTATTATAGTTGCCATTAATAAAATTGATAAATCACAACCTGGCGATGTAGAAAGAATAATTAATAGTTTGCCTCAGTACGACCTCATCCCCGAAGAACTTGGTGGTGATGTTATAATTGTGCCAGTATCAGCAAAAAAGAAAATCAACTTAGATAAACTAGAAGAGGCAATTTTATTAATTGCTGAATTAATGACGCTAGAAGGAATAGAGGATTGTCGAGCACTTGGATGGGTAATAGAGTCCAAAATAGATAAAGCTAAAGGAATATCAGCTACATTAATAGTTGAAGAAGGAACATTAAAGATTGGTGACATATTGATAGTTGGTACAACATACAGCAAAGTACGCAGTATGGTTAATCACCTTGGTCAAAGAGAAAAAGCGTCACTACCTTCTACTCCAGTTGAAGTTACTGGTTTAAATGGTGTACCAAATGCTGGAGATAAATTTGTTGTTGTAAACTCTGAAAGGCAGGCTCGTGAAATTGTTGAATACAGGTTAGAATTAATCAAGAAAAAGCAAGAAGATTTAGACGACAGTAATTTAGATATATTCAGTCGTAATGATAGTGAAACAGAAGAACTATCTGTAGTTTTAAAGTGCGATGTCACTGGTTCTATTGAAGCAATATCAAGCTCAATTGATAAGCTTGGTAAAGATCAAGTGAAATTAAATATTCTACACAAAGCAGTAGGAGGAGTAACAGATTCAGATGTGCTGCTTGCAGAAGCATCAAGCGCAGTAATTTTAGCTTTTAATGTAAAAGTGGATTCAAAAATCAGAGAATTAGCAAAACAAAAAGGTATAGAAATACATACTTACAATATAATATATGAGCTTATTGAAGACATGAGGATGTATCTAACTAAAATGTTAAAGCCTGTTACACGAGAGGTTCGTGTTGGTTCTGCATCTGTAAGGCAAATATTTAATTCATCCAAAGCCGGTAATATCATCGGATGTTATGTCACTGATGGAGTTATAAAAAAAGATTCTCTAATTAAGGTAGTACGTGGCAGCAAATTGGTGCATGAAGGAAAGTTAAAAGCACTACGTAGATTTAAAGATGACGTTAAAGAAGTGGGTGTAAATTTTGAATGCGGAATATCGCTAGAGGGTAATATCGATATTAAAGTTGGAGACATTTTGGAAGCTTATCAATTAGTGCAAGAAGAAAGGACGTTATAGTAGTTGAATATGAAAAAGGAAATTAGAAACCTAAAAGTAGCATCGGTATTACATAGGGCAATATCAAAAGTCTTAATGGAAGGTAATGTTCTTAATGAAAAAGTAGTAGTATCTGATGTAAAGCTAAGCAAAGATTTGAAGAAAGCAGATGTATATATTGTGTTATCTTCATTAAACATCCAAAATGATAATGATGATATCAGCACTGTTGTTAATGAAATGAACCAATCTGCATGGTCAATACGTAAATCTATATTGTGTTATGTTGATTTGCGATTTATACCTGAGTTAGTTTTTAAGCCTGATTTAGCATTCGATAATTTTGTCAATGTAAGCAAAATATTACATAATCACACTTAATTAATGTATTTCAACCATTATTTCTCATTAATGAGAATACACAGTTTAACAGGTTTGTGGCTTGTGCTATTTTCTAGCTTAAGCGGCATTCTTTTAGCCTCAACTTCTCTATCGTATCAGGCTCTTTTTCTCCTTGTTTTGTTTACTATAGGTGCATTTTTAATGAGACCCGCAGGGTGCATAATCAATGATATCTTCGATAGAGAAATAGATGCGCACGTTGAACGAACAAAATATAGGCCACTTGCAAGTGGTGCATTAAACATAAAGCAGGCTTTGGCTTTACTTTCACTGTTACTGTCTATTGCCCTGGTAATCTTATTATTAACCAATAAAACTACTCTTATACTTGGAATAATTTCAATGTGCATGATAGTTATCTACCCCTTGCTAAAGCGTTACGTTTGGTGGCCACAATTGTTTTTAGGGTTTACTTTCAACATGGGATCACTCATGGGTTCAGCAGCAATAACAAACCAGATTAGCATAGAATCCTTGCTATTTTATATAGGATGCGTCTTTTGGACGCTTAGTTATGATACTATATACGCTCATCAAGATAAAAAAGATGATGAGAAATTAGGAATGAAATCTACTGCATTATATTTTGGCAATACAACAAAATCTTGGTTGAAAAGATTTTATTTAATATCCTTAATGGCATGGTTGTACGCTGGTATACTATCATCATTAAATAACATCTTTTATATTGCTTTACTTGCCATAGGATTCATATTTCACCACCAACACAAAAATTTCAATCCAGACGATTCTAATCAATGCATGTCCATATTTAAAAATAATTCCCAGATAGGACTCCTGCTCTTTTTCGGTATCCTTTTAGATAGAATTCTAAATTCTACTTTTGTATCCGTTCAGATGCATGGCTAATGTGTAAATATCGAAGCAAAAATGGTGTCATTCCAGTGTCAAGTACTGGGATGACAGGGGATGACACCATTTATTTCTATGGCTGTCTTTTCTATCTTATTTTGTCACCCTGCTGAACGGATTCTACTTTTTATACCAAATTCCATTACTAATCGAACAAATAAGAAACATTACAAACTCGTTTAATAGTAGTGCTGGAAATACTGACAATAAAATTACACAGAACATCTGCAAGTAAGCCTATGGTATCGTAGACTCTGTTACGTAAAGTATTGTATTTGATATATTGCCACAACCTCTCAACAGGATTCAGTTCCGGTGAATAAGGAGGCAAGTATATAATGGTAATGTTTTCCTGAAATTTCAAACTTTTTGATCTATGCCAACTTGCACAATCCATTACAAGAAAGGCTTTTTTCGTGCCTAAATCTTTCGACATCTGCTCCAGAAATATATTCATACAATCAGTGTTTACATATGGAGCAAGTAGGCTGATTTTCTTACCACTTCTTGGATTTACCGCACTGTAGATATAGAAATTTTGTCTACCAATTTTCATTTTAACCTGCGTTCTGACCCCTTTTTTAAACCATCCGTGTCCGATTTTTGAATGAGTTCCAAATCGTGATTCATCAAAAAAACACCTCTTTTTCAGGGTGGGAATTGACTATTTTATTGAAGTATTTTTTAAACTCTTCTTGCTTGTTTTTATCTTGTTTATGGTGCATTGGCCTCGGTGTTATATAAGAAAATTTCATCCTTTGTATCTCACGGTGCACTGTTGATTTGCTAATGTTTAGGCCAAATTCCTCTGAGATTTTTATCTGCACTTCCTTAATAGTAATATTTGGATTTCTTTCTACCCATATTTCAATTTGCTGGGAACGTTCAAAAAAGTGTGTCAAGCCGCATTTTTAGTTCAACTCAATTTTCAATCTATCTGGAAAGAAAATATCAAGTTGAGACATAGTTAAAGCCCAATTAGGGAGAGCCATAATCCACCTTTGCTCTACCTTTTTTATAGCACAATATACCTGTTTGTACAAGGCATTTGTACTAGTAAATGAACCCTTAGTTTTAGTAAATTTCCTGATTTGTCTATGCAACCCCTCAATTGGATTAGTGGTGTAAATCAGCTTCCTAACTGGCCCAGAATACTTAAAATAACTGGATAAGTTTTCCCAATTGTTCTGCCAGGATTTTATAACTAAAGGATACTTTTCTCCCCATTTTTCTTCCAGCTCAAGCAGATAATTCTCAGCAATTTCTTTACTTGAAGCACGATATATTTTTTTCAGATCATTCATGAAAACTTTTACATCTTTACTGGATACATATTTCAGAGAATTTCTTATTTGGTGTACTATACATAGCTGCACTTCTGCACTGGGAAATACACTGTTGATGGCTGCAGGAAAGCTTTTTAGCCCATCTACACATGCAATCAGAATATCTTCTACTCCTCTTTCTTTGAGGTCATTTAAAACTCCCAACCAGAAGTTAGCTCCCTCACTTTCAGCCAGATAAAAACCTAATACTTCTTTTCTGCCATTTTGATTTATACCCAATATATTATACATGCATTTACTTACGCAATGTCCGTCCTCCTTGACCTTAAAAAACATGCCATCCATGAACACTATTGGATACACTGATTGCAATGGACGGCTGCGCCATTCATTGATTATTGGTAGCAGTTTATCAGTAATATTGGATATCTCTGCTGCTGATATTTTATGGTCATATATTTCCTCAACGTGTGAAGCTATGTCTCTGTATCCCATGCCACTGGCGTATGTACTTAAGACCTTTGCTTCAAGTTCTGGATGTAGGCTTGTTTGCCTTTTTTTGACTATTTGCGGTTCAAAGCTTCCTTCTCTGTCTCTTGGTGTTAATAGTTCAAATGAGCCTGAACTTGTACGTAAAGTTTTTGCATTCCTTCCATTTCTTCGGTTATTTTCTTCACTTTTAGCTGACATGTGGCTTTCTATTTCACCTTCCAGACTTGCCTCTAGCAGCCTTTTTATAAACGGTGTTAATGCTCCATCTCTTCCTGTCAATGGTCTTCCTTCTCGTATAGATGACAGGATATTTGTTTCTAATTCTTTATAATCTACCAAACCAGTAGTTCTATTTGCTTGACTCATATCAAACCTCCATTTTTTATATCAATTTATTACTTTTTTTTCGGTTTGACACACTTTTTTGAACATTCCCTTTCTCTTTGTTATTCTTCATATCCCTAGATAAAAATTTCTTCACTAATTCTTGCTCTTCAGTTTTTCTTAGTAAATTAAGTAGTTCACTATCTTCATTTGTTTTAGGTAGCAGAACTTTAATATTCACTGATAATCCTTCTGCTATTTGATATAATTTATCAAATGATATGGCAGTGTATCCTATTTCATACTCGTGTATTTCCTTGAGTGTTAAACCAACT
This sequence is a window from Wolbachia endosymbiont (group B) of Protocalliphora azurea. Protein-coding genes within it:
- the infB gene encoding translation initiation factor IF-2, encoding MNNEDISNKKLTLQGLSKLKLDINLNSLDSQSTGTTIVKKRRKIHSAEEYSLFDESKLGSLTEKEQISRINAVQNATLLKERNQREQEEKIKKEESNQEAEDKNESHSVPKEINKEVLSNTNSVEQKEDSIEYENNDKKSFKASKDIYSKHSKLVITQAIDERNEYLPVFKQKFGIRSKQSKFTKGKNISREVIIPDKITIRELSIRMAEDSKNVLKMLKEEVGESYRVDDLVDPDIACEIAKKFNHTAKRVSDADKEKNLLFISNRENLPKRPKPPIVTFMGHVDHGKTSLLDAFRESNVAERESGGITQHIGAYQLTTKNKQKITFIDTPGHEAFTAMRARGANITNIVVIVVAADDGIMKQTVEAINHAKAANVSIIVAINKIDKSQPGDVERIINSLPQYDLIPEELGGDVIIVPVSAKKKINLDKLEEAILLIAELMTLEGIEDCRALGWVIESKIDKAKGISATLIVEEGTLKIGDILIVGTTYSKVRSMVNHLGQREKASLPSTPVEVTGLNGVPNAGDKFVVVNSERQAREIVEYRLELIKKKQEDLDDSNLDIFSRNDSETEELSVVLKCDVTGSIEAISSSIDKLGKDQVKLNILHKAVGGVTDSDVLLAEASSAVILAFNVKVDSKIRELAKQKGIEIHTYNIIYELIEDMRMYLTKMLKPVTREVRVGSASVRQIFNSSKAGNIIGCYVTDGVIKKDSLIKVVRGSKLVHEGKLKALRRFKDDVKEVGVNFECGISLEGNIDIKVGDILEAYQLVQEERTL
- a CDS encoding ribosome-binding factor A; its protein translation is MKKEIRNLKVASVLHRAISKVLMEGNVLNEKVVVSDVKLSKDLKKADVYIVLSSLNIQNDNDDISTVVNEMNQSAWSIRKSILCYVDLRFIPELVFKPDLAFDNFVNVSKILHNHT
- the ubiA gene encoding 4-hydroxybenzoate octaprenyltransferase; amino-acid sequence: MYFNHYFSLMRIHSLTGLWLVLFSSLSGILLASTSLSYQALFLLVLFTIGAFLMRPAGCIINDIFDREIDAHVERTKYRPLASGALNIKQALALLSLLLSIALVILLLTNKTTLILGIISMCMIVIYPLLKRYVWWPQLFLGFTFNMGSLMGSAAITNQISIESLLFYIGCVFWTLSYDTIYAHQDKKDDEKLGMKSTALYFGNTTKSWLKRFYLISLMAWLYAGILSSLNNIFYIALLAIGFIFHHQHKNFNPDDSNQCMSIFKNNSQIGLLLFFGILLDRILNSTFVSVQMHG
- a CDS encoding IS256 family transposase, which translates into the protein MSQANRTTGLVDYKELETNILSSIREGRPLTGRDGALTPFIKRLLEASLEGEIESHMSAKSEENNRRNGRNAKTLRTSSGSFELLTPRDREGSFEPQIVKKRQTSLHPELEAKVLSTYASGMGYRDIASHVEEIYDHKISAAEISNITDKLLPIINEWRSRPLQSVYPIVFMDGMFFKVKEDGHCVSKCMYNILGINQNGRKEVLGFYLAESEGANFWLGVLNDLKERGVEDILIACVDGLKSFPAAINSVFPSAEVQLCIVHQIRNSLKYVSSKDVKVFMNDLKKIYRASSKEIAENYLLELEEKWGEKYPLVIKSWQNNWENLSSYFKYSGPVRKLIYTTNPIEGLHRQIRKFTKTKGSFTSTNALYKQVYCAIKKVEQRWIMALPNWALTMSQLDIFFPDRLKIELN